The following are encoded in a window of Eriocheir sinensis breed Jianghai 21 unplaced genomic scaffold, ASM2467909v1 Scaffold728, whole genome shotgun sequence genomic DNA:
- the LOC126994140 gene encoding uncharacterized protein LOC126994140 produces the protein MMGFVRLMPAQVRRASVRTCLNAQHAALSAALFTICSSVVVVLVYIWRLVLNARHPEHLSDVYYGVQISYLSTLGTHVTLIALTSVLFIGIQQERCGLITPWVVANIAFMALEAVCCMYSNVLRDHVNKKFDAVCRAEVSFFLFRVAINVMGLWAVMRFVRNLRAGITYKDPEAIHL, from the exons ATGATGGGCTTCGTCAg aCTCATGCCAGCGCAGGTGAGGCGGGCCAGCGTACGCACCTGTCTCAATGCCCAACACGCCGCCCTCTCCGCTGCTCTCTTCACTATC TGCTCgtccgtggtggtggtgcttgtgtaCATCTGGCGTCTGGTGTTGAACGCGAGGCACCCGGAACACCTCAGTGACGTGTATTATG gtgtGCAAATCTCGTACCTGTCAACGCTGGGCACTCACGTCACCCTCATCGCCCTCACCTCAGTCCTCTTCATCGGCATTCAgcag GAGCGGTGTGGCCTCATCACGCCCTGGGTAGTGGCTAACATCGCTTTTATGGCCCTCGAGGCGGTCTGCTGCATGTACTCCAACGTGCTGAGGGACCATGTCAATAAG AAGTTCGACGCTGTGTGCCGCGCCGaggtttctttcttcctcttcagagTGGCTATCAac gtCATGGGTCTATGGGCCGTCATGCGCTTCGTCAGGAACCTCAGGGCTGGCATCACCTACAAGGACCCCGAGGCCATCCACCTCTGA
- the LOC126994138 gene encoding actin-interacting protein 1-like isoform X1, with product MSYSNLSIWACLPRTQRGQPIVLGVDPKGKKLLYVHGNSVIIRDIENPSISEVYTEHSIQVNVAQYAPSGFYICSGDQHGKVRIWDTINPEHILKAEYQPLGGPIRDICWSPDSQRICVVGEGRGKFAHVFMMDTGASVKGDLSGHTKAINSVTWKPTRPFRIATGSEDSKAAFFEGPPFVFKCTKGDHGKFVQSVRFSPNGERFATGGFDGKLFLYNGSSSDLDKELGSPAHKGGVYAVSWSPDSKRLLSASGDKTCKVWDAESGDLVADFPMGSELEDQQMSCMWAGNYLLSISLSGFINYLDLDNPSKPKKIVKGHNKPITRVALSPDKSTLYTTGVDGTVTVWDVATGDNDRIGGKGHGNHVSGLVVKGDAVYTAGIDDSVKFIDPVEKTYTGKSISLGSQPKMIAALEDGVIAVTTQEISVLKDDKKVGSFPISWDGLCVSSSGEGNDEIAVGGGDNLVHIYALSGNTLTEKKTLEHLGAVTDVEYSPDGRYLVACDVNRKVVVYSLPTYEKFNKIEWGFHNARINCVAWSPDSLMVASGSLDTMIIIWSMTQPNKHIIIKNSHPQSQVTGLKWLDNEKLISVGHDGLVKTWSVNF from the exons ATGTCGTACTCCAACC TTTCTATATGGGCGTGTTTGCCCCGGACACAGAGAGGGCAGCCAATTGTGCTCGGTGTTGACCCCAAGGGCAAGAAACTACTGTATGTCCATGGAAATTCTGTCATTATCCGAGATATTGAG AACCCCTCCATCTCAGAGGTCTACACGGAGCACTCCATACAGGTGAATGTGGCTCAGTATGCTCCGTCAGGCTTCTACATTTGCTCTGGTG ACCAACATGGCAAAGTGCGTATATGGGACACCATCAATCCAGAGCATATTCTCAAGGCTGAGTACCAGCCCCTGGGTGGACCTATCCGAGATATTTGCTGGTCTCCTGATTCCCAGCGAATCTGTGTTGTTGGTGAAGGCAGAGGAAA ATTTGCCCATGTGTTCATGATGGACACAGGAGCCTCAGTGAAGGGTGATCTATCTGGCCACACGAAAGCCATCAACTCTGTAACCTGGAAACCAACCCGACCGTTTCGCATTGCCACAGGCTCCGAAGACAGCAAAGCTGCCTTTTTTGAAGGGCCCCCATTTGTCTTCAAGTGCACCAAGGGT GACCATGGCAAGTTTGTGCAGTCGGTACGATTTTCTCCCAATGGTGAAAGATTTGCTACAGGAGGATTTGATGGCAAACTTTTTCTATACAATGGTAGTAGTTCAGATTTGGATAAGGAACTTGGCAGCCCAGCTCACAAGGGTGGAGTTTATGCA GTGTCCTGGAGTCCAGACAGTAAACGTTTGCTCTCTGCCAGTGGAGACAAAACTTGTAAAGTGTGGGACGCTGAGTCTGGAGATCTAGTGGCAGACTTCCCGATGGGCTCCGAGCTTGAGGATCAACAGATGTCCTGCATGTGGGCTGGAAATTACCTCCTCTCAATTTCCCTCTCTGGTTTTATCAATTACTTGGATTTGGACAACCCATCCAAGCCAAAGAAAATTGTGAAG GGCCACAACAAACCAATCACCAGAGTGGCACTTTCTCCTGACAAGAGCACACTATATACCACAGGGGTGGATGGCACAGTCACAGTATGGGATGTAGCCACAg GTGATAATGATCGCATTGGCGGTAAGGGCCATGGAAATCATGTCAGCGGCCTTGTGGTGAAAGGAGATGCTGTCTACACTGCTGGCATTGATGACAGTGTTAAGTTCATTG ATCCAGTGGAAAAAACTTACACCGGAAAGTCTATCTCCCTTGGGTCACAACCCAAGATGATTGCTGCTCTGGAAGATGGAGTTATTGCAGTAACCACGCAGGAG ATCAGTGTTCTGAAAGATGACAAGAAGGTTGGAAGCTTTCCAATCAGCTGGGACGGACTGTGTGTGTCATCCTCTGgagaagggaatgatgagatagcCGTGGGAGGAGGCGACAATCTAGTTCATATCTATGCCCTCAGTGGCAACACACTAACGGAG AAAAAGACCCTGGAACACCTGGGGGCAGTGACAGACGTGGAGTACTCCCCAGATGGCCGTTACCTTGTTGCTTGTGACGTGAATCGCAAA GTGGTGGTCTACAGTCTCCCCACTTATGAAAAATTCAACAAGATTGAATGGGGCTTCCACAATGCTCGCATCAACTGTGTTGCCTGGAGTCCAGACAGCCTCATGGTGGCCAGCGGCTCCCTGGACACAATGATTATTATCTGGAGCATGACTCAACCCAACAAGCATATCATCATTAAAA ATTCCCATCCACAGTCTCAAGTGACCGGCCTCAAATGGTTGGACAATGAAAAGCTGATCTCAGTAGGACATGACGGACTGGTCAAAACTTGGAGTGTCAATTTCTAA
- the LOC126994138 gene encoding actin-interacting protein 1-like isoform X2: MSYSNLSIWACLPRTQRGQPIVLGVDPKGKKLLYVHGNSVIIRDIENPSISEVYTEHSIQVNVAQYAPSGFYICSGDQHGKVRIWDTINPEHILKAEYQPLGGPIRDICWSPDSQRICVVGEGRGKFAHVFMMDTGASVKGDLSGHTKAINSVTWKPTRPFRIATGSEDSKAAFFEGPPFVFKCTKGDHGKFVQSVRFSPNGERFATGGFDGKLFLYNGSSSDLDKELGSPAHKGGVYAVSWSPDSKRLLSASGDKTCKVWDAESGDLVADFPMGSELEDQQMSCMWAGNYLLSISLSGFINYLDLDNPSKPKKIVKGHNKPITRVALSPDKSTLYTTGVDGTVTVWDVATGDNDRIGGKGHGNHVSGLVVKGDAVYTAGIDDSVKFIDPVEKTYTGKSISLGSQPKMIAALEDGVIAVTTQEISVLKDDKKVGSFPISWDGLCVSSSGEGNDEIAVGGGDNLVHIYALSGNTLTEKKTLEHLGAVTDVEYSPDGRYLVACDVNRKVVVYSLPTYEKFNKIEWGFHNARINCVAWSPDSLMVASGSLDTMIIIWSMTQPNKHIIIKNSHPQAQVTSLVWLDNNRVLSSGHDGIVKIWSAKF; encoded by the exons ATGTCGTACTCCAACC TTTCTATATGGGCGTGTTTGCCCCGGACACAGAGAGGGCAGCCAATTGTGCTCGGTGTTGACCCCAAGGGCAAGAAACTACTGTATGTCCATGGAAATTCTGTCATTATCCGAGATATTGAG AACCCCTCCATCTCAGAGGTCTACACGGAGCACTCCATACAGGTGAATGTGGCTCAGTATGCTCCGTCAGGCTTCTACATTTGCTCTGGTG ACCAACATGGCAAAGTGCGTATATGGGACACCATCAATCCAGAGCATATTCTCAAGGCTGAGTACCAGCCCCTGGGTGGACCTATCCGAGATATTTGCTGGTCTCCTGATTCCCAGCGAATCTGTGTTGTTGGTGAAGGCAGAGGAAA ATTTGCCCATGTGTTCATGATGGACACAGGAGCCTCAGTGAAGGGTGATCTATCTGGCCACACGAAAGCCATCAACTCTGTAACCTGGAAACCAACCCGACCGTTTCGCATTGCCACAGGCTCCGAAGACAGCAAAGCTGCCTTTTTTGAAGGGCCCCCATTTGTCTTCAAGTGCACCAAGGGT GACCATGGCAAGTTTGTGCAGTCGGTACGATTTTCTCCCAATGGTGAAAGATTTGCTACAGGAGGATTTGATGGCAAACTTTTTCTATACAATGGTAGTAGTTCAGATTTGGATAAGGAACTTGGCAGCCCAGCTCACAAGGGTGGAGTTTATGCA GTGTCCTGGAGTCCAGACAGTAAACGTTTGCTCTCTGCCAGTGGAGACAAAACTTGTAAAGTGTGGGACGCTGAGTCTGGAGATCTAGTGGCAGACTTCCCGATGGGCTCCGAGCTTGAGGATCAACAGATGTCCTGCATGTGGGCTGGAAATTACCTCCTCTCAATTTCCCTCTCTGGTTTTATCAATTACTTGGATTTGGACAACCCATCCAAGCCAAAGAAAATTGTGAAG GGCCACAACAAACCAATCACCAGAGTGGCACTTTCTCCTGACAAGAGCACACTATATACCACAGGGGTGGATGGCACAGTCACAGTATGGGATGTAGCCACAg GTGATAATGATCGCATTGGCGGTAAGGGCCATGGAAATCATGTCAGCGGCCTTGTGGTGAAAGGAGATGCTGTCTACACTGCTGGCATTGATGACAGTGTTAAGTTCATTG ATCCAGTGGAAAAAACTTACACCGGAAAGTCTATCTCCCTTGGGTCACAACCCAAGATGATTGCTGCTCTGGAAGATGGAGTTATTGCAGTAACCACGCAGGAG ATCAGTGTTCTGAAAGATGACAAGAAGGTTGGAAGCTTTCCAATCAGCTGGGACGGACTGTGTGTGTCATCCTCTGgagaagggaatgatgagatagcCGTGGGAGGAGGCGACAATCTAGTTCATATCTATGCCCTCAGTGGCAACACACTAACGGAG AAAAAGACCCTGGAACACCTGGGGGCAGTGACAGACGTGGAGTACTCCCCAGATGGCCGTTACCTTGTTGCTTGTGACGTGAATCGCAAA GTGGTGGTCTACAGTCTCCCCACTTATGAAAAATTCAACAAGATTGAATGGGGCTTCCACAATGCTCGCATCAACTGTGTTGCCTGGAGTCCAGACAGCCTCATGGTGGCCAGCGGCTCCCTGGACACAATGATTATTATCTGGAGCATGACTCAACCCAACAAGCATATCATCATTAAAA ATTCTCACCCTCAAGCTCAAGTCACTAGTCTTGTGTGGCTAGACAACAACAGAGTGCTGTCTTCAGGCCATGATGGAATCGTGAAAATTTGGAGTGCAAAGTTTTAA